TTTTAGCCACGTGTGGCTATCCTAAACGTGTATAGTTTTttgtaagataaaataaaatgatcgATGTAAACATTGTAAATATATGCATGGTGGCATTTTGGTATATCGTATTAATGGTGTACTCTATATACCAAATATTATACTTATATAGTATTGTCTGTTGAACccacaattttaaacaaaagttaTACATGACAACAGCTTCCGTTTTAATATAACGTTTATTTCTAACTATGTACAGTATTTCATGAATTGTTCTAGAGATAAATATAGACATACCTGAATAATCCTTAATCTGAAGGTTAGTTGATGAATTGCGTTATTCCCTTCTGCAATGTGGGTGTTTGCGTCCATGGAAACCAAGCTCACGTTGAGACACTGTTTTAGGAATTCCAATAAGCAGATTGACAAATCAATTTGAGAAAGTTGTCCTCTCACATTCACTTGCAAGTCCACCATTCGCTCCTGTGACGAGCTTGATTCGGGTAGATGTGAAACTCGGACACTTAATCTTTCATTTGGAGATAATCTAGCCTTGATTTCTTCAGTTGTAGGTTCTTTGGATGGCAAAAGTGATTGCAAACCCTGATTCCTTTTGCTTAGTTGATCAACTTCAGCCATTAGATAGCTCAATGTTTCCTTTGCTGCTATTAGTATAGACGCTTTATCTTTCTAACAAATTATACCATGTTAAAATTCAAGGCCTTAATAGGAATACACCACACATGAAATATTGGCAAAgtttaaattatcatatataatgTACAAACTTTTTGGTCGATTGATTAGAAAACAACATTAACTATAGCTATGGTTGTGTTGAGTTTTGCTAATTGCAGAAAGCATTGCTTAGACGAGAATATAGAATGGATTAGTTCAGTACCTTTGTTCCCGGTGGAAGTAATGCTCTAAGTGCTTGGAAATTCTCGTTTAGTTTCTCACGCCTTCTTCTCTCTGATATCATATGATGCAGCTGGGTATTAGTGGGACGGGACGTTGCTTGAATGCGTTCTCTCATTCTcataaaatttaagtttctaAAGAATGCAAAAGATCTCTTCATGAAGCTTTGCTTTCTGATATTGGAAGCCATATTAGGACCAATGTCTGATCTGTACCTCTGGAAAGCACTGGCATCTGGATGAACAACTGGAGTAAAGGGCAAGTTTTGGTGCTGATGAGAAGTTGGAGATATAACATGTAGGATTGCTCTCATGATTGCATCATGTTCAATTTCTGGTGTGGGGAATTGGGTTAGAGGGGCTTGTGCAAGTGCTTGAATGGCTTGCTGGTGAGGACCAGTGGCTGTGTTTGGCACTGGCTGCATTGGGGACACTCTTGCTCCTCCAAGTGTCTCAGGGAAGTGGGATTGAGAAGTGCCTGGAATACTGAACAGAAGAGATGAGTATTCAGGGCTACCTGTAGATATTGATCtcaaagaagatgaagatgatgtaGGAGGGTTTTGATCAATTTGCTGGGACTGTCCCATTGAAAATTCTCCAGGAAACAAACTCCTAAGTGCTGTTTGAATGTCAACCTGCacagaaagaaatcaaaattcaaataattatacaGCATTGATATCTCTTCTGGTTAATGGAATATGGCATTACATATGGTTTCTTACTTGGGACATATTTAAGAAACCAAGCTCAATTTCTCCTTTGTTACACCCCATGAAAACAGCACTCTGAGAAGAATATAAGGCACAAGCATTATTAGTTATATAAGATCCCTGGTTCATCATGAATCTCGTTaggaaagaaaattaatgtaaaGTATTTTCAGGTTCTTTGACAATAGACGAACCTTAATCCTCGCCTCctgcaaaataaaaaactaatctTAGTATAAAAAGATGCTCAAATATAACTTTGAAGAGAATCCTCTTCCGTCAGAAGAATAAATTACCTGAAAGAATTGTGTTTGTATTTCTGTTGATGCAAGTCTGAGAAGTTCCAATCGTTGCAACTCTAGGTAGGGACGCTGGTTCCTAAAAGCTAGTCCAGGAACACGGCTGAATAAAACAAAAGCACACGTTTACCTTTTTCTTAAAAGCAAATTGTCTATATTTATTGCATTCAAAAGCAAATATATACGTCGATTTGCCTTAAAAGTTATGGAAGAAAAGAGCCAGCCTTACTCATCATTAACATCAAATGTTAAAGTCCTGAACTGTCTGAAAAGTTGTTGTGCCACTGTCCCCAAACTAGAGCCTGGTTGGTCGTTTCTTACATTGTAGATACCATCCAAGAAGCACAAACGACTATTTTTGccagaaaagaaaagatcagAACTATGACATGTTTTAACGAAAATAGAATAAATGTGTGTGTATATGCATAAATATACTTGGGTGAAATGGAATCGAATGCCCACAGACAGATGTAACTGCATCCAAAAGACTGCAACAGAAATTGGATAAAATCAGCCCTGGCGGCTACAGGAAGAGAGAAGACATTTTCCATGGGGTGCATGGTGCTTGATGCTAATGCTTTTGCATCATGATCATGAGATAGAAGAGAA
This DNA window, taken from Vigna radiata var. radiata cultivar VC1973A chromosome 5, Vradiata_ver6, whole genome shotgun sequence, encodes the following:
- the LOC106761474 gene encoding putative transcription factor bHLH041 yields the protein MHPMENVFSLPVAARADFIQFLLQSFGCSYICLWAFDSISPNRLCFLDGIYNVRNDQPGSSLGTVAQQLFRQFRTLTFDVNDDRVPGLAFRNQRPYLELQRLELLRLASTEIQTQFFQEARIKSAVFMGCNKGEIELGFLNMSQVDIQTALRSLFPGEFSMGQSQQIDQNPPTSSSSSLRSISTGSPEYSSLLFSIPGTSQSHFPETLGGARVSPMQPVPNTATGPHQQAIQALAQAPLTQFPTPEIEHDAIMRAILHVISPTSHQHQNLPFTPVVHPDASAFQRYRSDIGPNMASNIRKQSFMKRSFAFFRNLNFMRMRERIQATSRPTNTQLHHMISERRRREKLNENFQALRALLPPGTKKDKASILIAAKETLSYLMAEVDQLSKRNQGLQSLLPSKEPTTEEIKARLSPNERLSVRVSHLPESSSSQERMVDLQVNVRGQLSQIDLSICLLEFLKQCLNVSLVSMDANTHIAEGNNAIHQLTFRLRIIQGSDWDECTFEEAVRRVVADLAQYKEDQ